The window TATGGCATTAGCCTTCGGTTACGAATATGTTGAATCCGCCCCTCCACAGTTACAAGTTTTAAAAGGTATGTTCCTACCATGGTGTAAAGATTGTGATTCGAATGCGTTACTTCAAGCGGTAGGAATTATTGGAGCTGTAATTATGCCACATAACTTATATTTACACTCAGCTTTAGTCAAGGTAAGGTTGTTTGCAACGCACAGTGGTTCCATCATagtacaaaaatacaaaaatgaacaTGAAATTTTTGTGGCATTCCTACATCTAGAAAGTCCaaacttttaatgaaattttaaattaaaagtacttCGCTAAATATTATTGTTCACGCTACAGCATGGAAAGTGcagatatacagggtgtcccgtaAGTACCGAACGCTtttgttgcatcaggtagaaaataaaattctaagaaagtccttttccatttttttatcagATGCACGGATAGTtagttattcattaaaatagagAGCCAATCAGATgcaatgtaacaaaaaatttaaaccactTGACTCTGACTGAAATTgactaattaatgatttttgatacatttaaaataaattatgaaataattattattgttattaaaaaaaaaaaaaaaaaaaaaaaaactttattaagcATTCAGTTTGAGCAGAGTCGAGACCTTTTAATTTATTGCTATCAAAATTAATCATTCaatacacaataattttttctttccaaataacaaaaatcattaattagtcAGTTTCAGTCAGAATCgagtggttttaatttttatttacaatgcttttgattggctgattttattttctacctgatgcaaaAAAAACGTGCGGTTCTTacgaacactctgtatattaccTGTTGTAAAATTCCCGTCTACTCTCACAATTATCAcggaaattttgttgaattttatcGGAAATCTTCtggaaaatttcttttgttatgGACATTGATGGTCAATGTATGTAATTAAACGTCCACGCACTTCAATCTTTGGCAGACGTATTTGAGAACCTTTTCTTGACTCTCAACAGCCCAGTTTGACTCTGAAATTTGAATTGGGATTCCAATATTCAAGTACTTAAATTACTTAGATCTTCTAAGAGTGTCAaacattataacatttttttgttttttgaccgACGGCCCACCGGGAATGCTCCCAAACTCTTATACGGCCAGTCCGATCCTGCCATTGATGAATTAATTCGAATGTCTTCCGCATCGATTACCCATTCGGAGGAGTTACTCAAGTGGGTAAAAAAATGCTTCTGTGATTCTGAAATGAGCAATACCaactgtaattaatttaaaagtttgtaaCTTGCACTAGGGATTTTGAAAATCTGTGCCTAGGTAAAAATATAGCCATCATTGGTGCAGCCTAATGGCTTTCCTAAGCGTGCACCCCTATGTGCTATTagcaaaatttctttaaaaaaaattttatttaagttttgtttAGCTTTcagcttttaattaaaaaaaagcatcCATTATTGGCGTagccaaaaaaatttactaggTGGGCTCGTGCCTATTCttgttttttcccaaaaaaactttctcaaataaagcattttatatttttgtcgtACCTTTTCATGGCCGAGAAATCACTGTGCAATgtccaaaaaattgttataggTTCGTTCTAAGCTATTTTATGTTTACAGTCTCGTGAAGTTGATCGACAAAAACCAGAAAAAGTGAAAGAAGCCAATTTGTACTTTTTCGTTGAAGCTGCCATTGCGTTGTTTGtcagttttattataaacgtGTTTGTAGTGTCAGTATTTGCGCATGGATTGTATGGTAAAACTAATATTGAAGTTATTGAAAGTTGCAAGGCGTATGATATTGATTCCAGCATTTTCCCAGTAAGTATTCCCTAGAAGTAGGATATTCAGAAAGTAAACTGATTATATAAGACctactttgtttttttgaataaatgaaatttggttCGTTAAACCATAATTTTCGAATTAAGAGGTTTGGCCATgattttttttgccaaaaaaagaaactatgaaaactttttggaaatttttccaaaaaagtgcaatatacaacaataaaaacattaaatgaaaaaactggCTTTAGGAGGCAGAAGGGGTTTTCTCAACTTCCATCATCTCTCCTGTGGTCATGTAAAAATTATTCGCTTCCTGCACTCTACCACACGTTCAATGTTAAAATCTTACTTTCCAGTGataattaattctaaattatttttttcttccaGAATAATACTGAAACTGTGGATGCAAATTTATACAGTGCGGGTATATTTTTAGGATGTAGTTTTGGAGGAGCTGCACTTTATATATGGGCTGTacgtattcaaaaaaaatttaaattattgaatgtactttaaaaacttaaaaaaagaaagtttaattTCACCTTAAGGATGTTTGGGAAGTATATCAAAATGCTACTACACGAATGAAAATTTCGTAGCATGAAAATTATTCCGCCAAACTGGAGCCGGTAGCAAATCTCATTGAAGCATGAGACCCAGATTTATAGCGTAACTCTTCCGACCAGCATAGCTATCACAGAGAGATCGTTTTCTACACTTCACGAGGTAAAATCTTGGTCGCGTGCCTCAATGGGACAAGAAAGATTATTCGGGCTTGCTTTCCTAAACATTTGGAAATCGATGATGTTATCAACGCTTtcgcgaaaaaaaatttgaagttgtaaaaatttcatcaaaattggttcagtagtttagagtcTAAATGTGACACCGTGATgtataaacaaacacacatttattttgtaatattcctGAGCGAACAAACCaacattttacaggtttattaattaacaaatacactgtaaaaaatctTGATCAgggcgtcatatattttgtaaacgtCTGCTTTGTAAGAATGCACTATATCGGAGTTCATACTCCGATTCGCATTTGACCTATTTTCGAGTTCTGTGCCGTGCCCATCACCTTTTTTGAGGGCTGGATCCGCGCTTGACTCCCCGTCACAGAAAATAACATTCCATGAATTGTAATGCCAGGCcatatattacaattaatgcTATCTTAAAAATCGTCCCCCCTCGATGTGGGTATGGGttgttaatttgattttatttcggATCAATTGGTGAAAATTCTAGCATAAATAGAactgaaaaacgtaattttggggGTTTTTgacaatcaaaataattttgcacaatttttttattaacattcgCAAAAAGAGGCTCTCTCTATCGCGCATATGATATTGAGGTAAATTATTTGCTAAAAGTTAGTTTAGTTTTgttcgttttatttattatttcttttgacGCCGATTTTACGTCCCAAACGTCCTTTACAATCTTATTGTATTCCACATCAAGTTTCTTCAGAAATCtatcttcaaatttttcataatgtaaatttttattaattgattttcacaaaatatttcaatttaggTTGGAATTTTAGCAGCTGGTCAAAGTTCAACAATGACAGGTACTTACGCCGGACAATTTTCAATGgaggtaaacattttttttttaaattggaaattctaaaaactataatatttacattgattttattttcgtaGGGCTTCCTTAATTTACAATGGGCAAGATGGAAGCGAGTATTATTTACTCGAGTCATAGCGATTGTGCCAACATTTTTTATggctttttataataatttagaacAATTAACAAGtatgaatgatattttaaatgctGTTATGGTGTTACAGTTACCATTTGCAACGATTCCGTTAATTGCATTTACATCAAATCGACAAATTATGGGGGAATTTGTAAATGGATTGTAAGTAATTTAGAACCATCTATAGGTTAGATTACTAAAACATCATCCGAGGTCATAATAAAAACCAGAAAGTCTTTTTTCGAGTAAAAGAACATTCAATTctgtcaaaatgtgatattcaatCACTATTTTTCAATCAGTTAATTCTGCGAGATACAGAAAAACCAACTTTTCCGAAACTCTGTGCCAAGTACATATATACAAGGACGTGAAACTCCTATGCCGAGCTATAAGCAAGCACCCGTGATTGAATTTACGGCGCCTATCTGGGCGGGGTCTAGTCATCGGTCGTTGCATACTACGCAACCTTTTTTCCTGCTCCATTTGGGTTTCATGTccttgtatacatatatatatatgttcttgttTTGTACGCTTCGACCTCTACACCGCGATGTATATTGAATCGTTTAGCCGATTTTCAAACATTGTCGATCTAAGGTATGTTTGGAAACGACACAAGGTTGAAAAGGAGCGTTCATTTGTTGTCACAGGTATAACTATCAGAACGAGATAAATTTGGTGGAAATTTCGAAACGCATCTTCGTTACAAATATCGAATGCTTCGAGTGAGTTTTTGACGTCCTGGCCAGCAAAATCATCGTGTAAAATTGAAGAGAATGGTTTAAAAAGTTGAACAGAAAAGTtttcatcgaaatttttcattttgttggcAAAGAGACaagcaattttgataaaatgttgcgatgattcaaaaatcgattCTGTAAATGTGTCAGAAACAATTCGTAAATTGTTACCCGAAATAATCTTCCGTACATTAGAACGTTGGAACTGTCTTAACGCGAGCCTTGGTTTCAACAATTCCATGTCGTATTAATCACAAATTACGAGAGATTCGGATATATAGGATGTGTCCCAGAAAGATCTTTAAGTTTATTAAAGTTGTAGGATTTCTAGAGCTCCTTTGAAGCAAAGGAGGTACAATAAATCCAATTGGTcgcaatacaaaaaaatttctaagacTTACTCCTAACTCAAATGTAATATAATCTAATCTAACCAggaataaaaatgtaatgaattacaaattaaataagatAATATGATTTTGATTTCAGAGCGAATCGAATAATTTCAGTGGCCTTAAGTTTAGTAGTAATAGGAATAAACACATATTTTGTATTAAGCAATATTTTACAAGGAGAAGACAGTATCGAATGGTATTGGATGGTACCAGCGtttgtttttggatttttatatctattattttgtatttatttagcaATACATATGGCTGCGTCTATGGGTAATCAACGATTGATACAATCAGAGGTAACATTTATTGGATTCTTTCTTATGTCACGATTTGAACCGTTAATTTTTAGCAATTGAgttgttgaacaaaatttttataccctgtatatataaatttagtcccaagtttgtaacggctAAAAATAGTGatgctgcgaacaaaattttctatttccggttatccgtctgtccgcctgtctgtgaacacgataactcaaagacgaaaagagatgtcaagctgaaagttcgtaaatgagcaacataggttaattgggtcttgggtcttgagtccgtaagacaaaatttgtaaaccgttatagattttttccaaattatgttttcttaaaaact is drawn from Chrysoperla carnea chromosome X, inChrCarn1.1, whole genome shotgun sequence and contains these coding sequences:
- the LOC123302119 gene encoding protein Malvolio; translated protein: MVKEVEDTRESTSDSHSRITPDKGSSTTVLNQNESSLLTNQSTYFADEKIQIPETETTGFSFRKLWAFTGPGFLMSIAYLDPGNIESDLKSGTVAQYKLLWILLSATILGLLMQRLSARLGVVSGYHLAELCYRQYRLIPRLILWIMIEIAIIGSDMQEVIGTAIAIYLLSNKRIDLWIGVLITVCDTFTFLFLDKYGLRKLELFFGFLIMVMALAFGYEYVESAPPQLQVLKGMFLPWCKDCDSNALLQAVGIIGAVIMPHNLYLHSALVKSREVDRQKPEKVKEANLYFFVEAAIALFVSFIINVFVVSVFAHGLYGKTNIEVIESCKAYDIDSSIFPNNTETVDANLYSAGIFLGCSFGGAALYIWAVGILAAGQSSTMTGTYAGQFSMEGFLNLQWARWKRVLFTRVIAIVPTFFMAFYNNLEQLTSMNDILNAVMVLQLPFATIPLIAFTSNRQIMGEFVNGLANRIISVALSLVVIGINTYFVLSNILQGEDSIEWYWMVPAFVFGFLYLLFCIYLAIHMAASMGNQRLIQSEIVGKYVLGPVDARFACDNPITYSSTMENPMYKLHDASSSVNIVEKF